A section of the Saccharopolyspora gregorii genome encodes:
- a CDS encoding response regulator translates to MSGTIRLLLADDHPVVRTGLRAVLDTEPDFEVVAEAASAERAVALAGTEQVDVVLMDLRFGAGMHGSDATAAITALPDAPRVLVLTTYDTDADILAAVEAGATGYLLKDAPPEELAAAVRTAAAGQSALAPAIAHRLMDRMRTPGTALSRRETEVLELVADGLSNQRISKRLFLSQATVKSHLVHIYGKLGVDSRTAAVAVAVDRGLIRR, encoded by the coding sequence ATGAGCGGGACCATCCGGTTGCTGCTGGCCGACGACCACCCGGTGGTGCGCACCGGCCTGCGCGCCGTGCTCGACACCGAACCGGACTTCGAGGTGGTCGCCGAGGCCGCCAGCGCCGAACGCGCCGTCGCGCTCGCCGGCACCGAACAGGTCGACGTGGTGCTGATGGACCTCCGGTTCGGCGCGGGCATGCACGGCTCGGACGCGACCGCCGCCATCACGGCGCTGCCGGACGCGCCCCGCGTGCTGGTGCTGACCACCTACGACACCGACGCCGACATCCTCGCCGCGGTCGAAGCCGGAGCCACCGGCTACCTGCTCAAGGACGCACCGCCGGAGGAGCTGGCCGCGGCCGTGCGCACCGCCGCCGCCGGCCAGTCCGCGCTGGCGCCGGCCATCGCGCACCGCCTGATGGACCGGATGCGCACGCCCGGCACCGCGCTGAGCCGTCGCGAGACGGAGGTGCTGGAGCTCGTCGCGGACGGCCTGTCGAACCAGCGGATCAGCAAGCGGCTGTTCCTCAGCCAGGCCACGGTGAAGTCCCACCTGGTGCACATCTACGGCAAGCTCGGCGTGGACTCCCGCACGGCGGCGGTGGCCGTGGCCGTCGACCGCGGCCTCATCCGCCGGTAG
- a CDS encoding sensor histidine kinase, producing the protein MDPLTLTRPLRALRLCLHLLMAGLLVLAVVHAVTTDLPHPGAVIAAATALAAVYATGPLLPGVSRSKWAAAVWLGLLGAVWLVLLWLTPDGVWLAFPLFFLQLHLLPDRSGLPVVLLTTVFAIAGFAWHQGGFTPAAALGPALGAAVAVAVVLGYQALHRESEQRRELIEELTAARHDLAAAERSAGVLAERERLAKEIHDTLAQGLSSIQLLLRAAERALPDQPDLAADHVLRARGEAQDNLAEARRFVHALTPPDLEGGSLPAALERLCATTSAHSGAAVRFHLDGEPAEIPTPFEVALLRIAQSALANTVRHARAAAAEMTLTYMDTRVALDLVDDGIGFDPAAESGAGRVDGGFGLAAMRARARALGGTLSVESAPGQGTALAVSFPRRPAAEGDVR; encoded by the coding sequence GTGGACCCGCTGACGCTCACCCGACCGCTGCGCGCGTTGCGCCTGTGCCTGCACCTGCTGATGGCGGGCCTGCTCGTGCTGGCCGTCGTGCACGCCGTCACCACCGACCTGCCGCACCCCGGCGCGGTGATCGCCGCCGCCACCGCGCTGGCCGCCGTGTACGCCACCGGCCCGCTGCTGCCCGGGGTGAGCCGGTCGAAGTGGGCCGCGGCGGTGTGGCTCGGCCTGCTCGGCGCGGTGTGGCTGGTGCTGCTGTGGCTCACGCCCGACGGGGTGTGGCTGGCGTTCCCGCTGTTCTTCCTGCAGCTGCACCTGCTGCCGGACCGCTCCGGACTGCCGGTGGTGCTGCTCACCACGGTGTTCGCGATCGCCGGTTTCGCCTGGCACCAGGGCGGTTTCACCCCGGCGGCGGCGCTCGGCCCCGCGCTCGGCGCGGCCGTCGCGGTGGCCGTCGTGCTCGGCTACCAGGCCCTGCACCGGGAGAGCGAGCAGCGCCGCGAGCTGATCGAGGAGCTCACCGCGGCCCGCCACGACCTCGCCGCGGCCGAGCGCTCCGCGGGCGTGCTCGCGGAACGGGAGCGGCTGGCGAAGGAGATCCACGACACCCTCGCGCAGGGCCTCTCCAGCATCCAGCTGCTGCTGCGCGCCGCCGAACGCGCCCTGCCCGACCAGCCGGACCTGGCCGCGGACCACGTGCTCCGGGCCCGCGGGGAGGCGCAGGACAACCTGGCGGAGGCCCGGCGTTTCGTGCACGCCCTCACCCCGCCCGACCTGGAAGGGGGATCGCTGCCGGCGGCGCTGGAACGGTTGTGCGCCACCACCTCGGCGCATTCCGGGGCCGCGGTCCGGTTCCACCTGGACGGCGAACCGGCAGAGATCCCCACCCCGTTCGAGGTGGCGCTGCTGCGGATCGCGCAGTCCGCGCTGGCCAACACCGTCCGGCACGCGCGGGCCGCGGCGGCGGAGATGACGCTGACCTACATGGACACCCGCGTCGCGCTCGACCTGGTGGACGACGGGATCGGGTTCGACCCGGCGGCGGAGTCCGGTGCCGGGCGCGTCGACGGCGGTTTCGGGCTGGCCGCGATGCGGGCGCGGGCCCGCGCGCTCGGTGGCACGTTGAGCGTGGAGTCCGCGCCGGGGCAGGGCACCGCGCTCGCGGTGAGCTTCCCGCGCAGGCCCGCGGCGGAAGGGGACGTGCGATGA
- a CDS encoding ABC transporter ATP-binding protein, whose translation MSLQLRDITLTYPDGGSRLTAVDHADLDVPAGSVTAVIGPSGSGKSSLLAVAAALVTPDSGRVVVDGTTVTGMNQAQLTAVRREKIGIVFQQPNLIASLTAAEQLQVMAHLDGRSARDARDRAVELLDAVGLSGEKDRRPHQLSGGQRQRVNIARALMNDPAVLLVDEPTSALDHERGAAVIDLITTLTHRRATATVLVTHDTTHLSGVDQVAEVLDGRVRVPAAS comes from the coding sequence ATGAGCTTGCAGTTGCGCGACATCACCCTCACCTACCCCGACGGCGGTTCCCGGCTCACCGCCGTGGACCACGCCGACCTGGACGTGCCCGCCGGTTCGGTGACGGCGGTGATCGGCCCGTCCGGCTCGGGCAAGTCCAGCCTGCTCGCCGTCGCCGCCGCGCTGGTCACGCCCGACTCCGGCCGGGTCGTCGTGGACGGCACCACCGTCACCGGCATGAACCAGGCGCAGCTGACGGCGGTGCGGCGGGAGAAGATCGGCATCGTCTTCCAGCAGCCGAACCTGATCGCCTCGCTGACCGCGGCCGAGCAGCTGCAGGTCATGGCGCACCTCGACGGCCGCTCGGCGCGCGACGCGCGGGACCGCGCGGTGGAACTGCTGGACGCGGTGGGCCTGTCCGGCGAGAAGGACCGCAGGCCGCACCAGCTCTCCGGCGGGCAGCGGCAGCGCGTCAACATCGCCCGCGCGCTGATGAACGACCCGGCGGTGCTGCTCGTCGACGAGCCGACCAGCGCGCTCGACCACGAGCGCGGGGCCGCCGTGATCGACCTGATCACCACGCTGACCCACCGCCGCGCCACCGCGACCGTGCTGGTCACGCACGACACCACCCACCTCAGCGGGGTGGACCAGGTCGCCGAGGTCCTCGACGGCCGGGTCCGCGTGCCCGCGGCGAGCTGA
- a CDS encoding DUF2871 domain-containing protein has translation MRKNFFAAVGYAVLGLLAGVYYRELTKAQDFVGDTQLSVLHTHLLVLGTLVFLLVLLFERVAGPSRSRWFGRFFWTYNAGLLVTTGGMAVHGTRTVLGEPTGAALAGASGLGHVLLTVGLACLFTAIHRTLPAPDHAQRR, from the coding sequence ATGCGGAAGAACTTCTTCGCCGCGGTGGGCTACGCGGTGCTGGGCCTGCTGGCCGGGGTGTACTACCGCGAGCTGACCAAGGCGCAGGACTTCGTCGGTGACACGCAGCTCTCGGTGCTGCACACCCACCTGCTGGTGCTCGGCACCCTGGTGTTCCTGCTGGTCCTGCTGTTCGAGCGGGTCGCCGGGCCGTCCCGGAGCAGGTGGTTCGGCCGGTTCTTCTGGACCTACAACGCCGGGCTGCTGGTCACCACGGGCGGCATGGCGGTGCACGGCACCAGGACCGTGCTGGGCGAGCCGACGGGCGCCGCGCTCGCCGGCGCCTCCGGGCTCGGCCACGTCCTGCTGACCGTCGGCCTGGCCTGCCTGTTCACGGCGATCCACCGCACCCTGCCCGCCCCGGACCACGCCCAGCGGCGCTGA
- the lysX gene encoding bifunctional lysylphosphatidylglycerol synthetase/lysine--tRNA ligase LysX encodes MSEAVDENHEDLPEQMRIRREKLDRLRESGVDPYPVGYPRTTSIGPVRESHEGLEPDVATGDRVSVTGRVLLYRTGGKLCFATIRDDSGSIQIMLALDKIGAEALDSWKADVDLGDHVGITGEVITSKRGELSIMADSWALTSKCLRPLPEKHKGLTDPEARVRQRYVDLIVNPEARQLAHQRGKAVQALRSVLLGRDYLEVETPMLQQVHGGATARPFTTHINAYDLDLYLRIAPELYLKRLVVGGVEKVFEINRNFRNEGADSTHNPEFTMLEFYEAYGDYDTAAELTTELFRQAAKAVFGDMVVRHPEHGDIDLGAEWPSITLYGSVGEALGEEITTATPVERLRELADAREIAWDPAWGPGKLVEHLFEELVEHTLIRPTYVRDFPLETSPLTRQHRQDPLLTEKWDLIGFGMELGTGFSELVDPVEQRRRLTEQSLLAAGGDAEAMQLDEDFLRALEYGMPPTGGVGIGIDRMLMAFTGKGIRETILFPMVKPG; translated from the coding sequence GTGAGTGAAGCGGTGGACGAGAATCACGAGGACCTGCCGGAGCAGATGCGCATCCGGCGGGAGAAGCTGGACCGGCTGCGGGAGAGCGGAGTCGACCCCTACCCGGTCGGTTACCCGCGCACCACCTCGATCGGGCCCGTCCGCGAGAGTCACGAGGGCCTCGAACCGGACGTCGCCACCGGCGATCGGGTGTCGGTCACCGGCCGGGTGCTGCTGTACCGCACCGGCGGCAAGCTGTGCTTCGCCACCATCCGCGACGACAGCGGCTCCATCCAGATCATGCTCGCGCTGGACAAGATCGGCGCGGAGGCCCTGGACTCCTGGAAGGCCGACGTGGACCTCGGCGACCACGTGGGCATCACCGGCGAGGTGATCACCTCCAAGCGCGGCGAGCTCTCGATCATGGCCGACTCGTGGGCGTTGACGTCCAAGTGCCTGCGGCCGCTGCCGGAGAAGCACAAGGGCCTCACCGACCCCGAGGCCCGGGTGCGGCAGCGCTACGTGGACCTGATCGTCAACCCCGAGGCGCGGCAGCTGGCGCACCAGCGCGGCAAGGCCGTGCAGGCCCTGCGCTCGGTGCTGCTCGGCCGCGACTACCTCGAGGTCGAGACCCCGATGCTGCAGCAGGTGCACGGCGGCGCCACGGCCCGGCCGTTCACCACGCACATCAACGCCTACGACCTCGACCTGTACCTGCGGATCGCGCCGGAGCTGTACCTGAAGCGGCTCGTGGTCGGTGGGGTGGAGAAGGTCTTCGAGATCAACCGGAATTTCCGCAACGAGGGCGCGGACTCCACGCACAATCCCGAGTTCACCATGCTGGAGTTCTACGAGGCCTACGGGGACTACGACACGGCCGCGGAGCTCACCACCGAACTGTTCCGGCAGGCCGCGAAGGCCGTGTTCGGCGACATGGTGGTGCGCCACCCGGAGCACGGGGACATCGACCTGGGCGCCGAATGGCCGTCGATCACGCTGTACGGCTCGGTCGGCGAGGCGCTCGGCGAGGAGATCACCACCGCCACCCCGGTCGAGCGGCTGCGGGAGCTGGCCGATGCCAGGGAGATCGCCTGGGATCCGGCGTGGGGCCCGGGCAAGCTGGTGGAGCACCTGTTCGAGGAGCTCGTCGAGCACACCCTGATCCGGCCGACCTACGTGCGCGATTTCCCGTTGGAGACGAGCCCGCTGACCCGCCAGCACCGGCAGGACCCGCTGCTGACGGAGAAGTGGGACCTGATCGGGTTCGGCATGGAGCTCGGCACCGGCTTCTCCGAACTGGTCGATCCGGTGGAGCAGCGGCGCAGGCTCACCGAGCAGTCCCTGCTCGCCGCCGGCGGTGATGCCGAGGCGATGCAGCTCGACGAGGACTTCCTGCGCGCCCTGGAGTACGGCATGCCGCCGACCGGCGGGGTCGGCATCGGCATCGACCGGATGCTGATGGCGTTCACCGGCAAGGGGATCCGGGAGACGATCCTGTTCCCGATGGTCAAGCCCGGCTGA
- a CDS encoding helix-turn-helix transcriptional regulator: protein MGGNPAPAASGRRREVLALLRESRATWDITALARRLAVHPNTIRFHLDALVGAGQVERVDARRPGPGRPPLLFRAKPGMDPAGPREYRLLAGILVDEVAQAPDPVRSAGEAGRRWGARLAGGTPRPTRTDAVEHLVGLLDELGFRPETRAGGAEIGLRHCPFLELAEQQRQVVCQVHLGLMQGVTAATGSPVTVDRLDAFVAPDLCVAHLAPEERG, encoded by the coding sequence ATGGGCGGGAACCCGGCCCCGGCAGCGTCCGGGCGGCGGCGGGAAGTGCTGGCGCTGCTGCGGGAATCCCGCGCGACGTGGGACATCACCGCGCTCGCGCGACGGCTCGCGGTGCACCCGAACACGATCCGGTTCCACCTGGACGCCCTGGTCGGCGCCGGGCAGGTGGAGCGCGTCGACGCGCGGCGCCCCGGCCCGGGGAGGCCGCCGCTGCTGTTCCGCGCCAAACCGGGCATGGACCCGGCCGGACCGCGCGAGTACCGGCTGCTCGCGGGCATCCTCGTCGACGAGGTCGCGCAGGCCCCCGATCCGGTGCGCAGCGCGGGCGAGGCCGGGCGGCGCTGGGGCGCGCGGCTCGCCGGCGGCACCCCGCGGCCCACCCGGACGGACGCCGTCGAGCACCTGGTGGGCCTGCTCGACGAGCTCGGCTTCCGGCCCGAGACGCGGGCGGGGGGCGCGGAGATCGGGCTGCGGCACTGCCCCTTCCTGGAACTCGCCGAGCAGCAGCGGCAGGTCGTGTGCCAGGTGCACCTCGGCCTCATGCAGGGCGTCACGGCGGCGACGGGTTCCCCGGTGACCGTCGATCGGCTGGACGCGTTCGTGGCGCCCGACCTGTGCGTGGCGCACCTCGCGCCCGAGGAGCGGGGGTGA
- a CDS encoding YdcF family protein, with product MLFLIPAAVLFVIFGIGFAYERRLVRNGVYLFLACLFLVGGLLMWLATYSESAAAVVLIVLALLIPLTTLALAVFLVLNGVTMLRREGRRLANVLSLAAGVGIIGFVVLRGIAGTIGWAPLEVTMDATGKVIGYVSVLFACFLLYSLVYGAFPHRRRVDFIVVLGSGLIGSRVPPLLASRLDKGLAEFRAQQEKGREPVLVTSGGQGPGEDVPEARAMADHLIANGAPPERILVEDRSRSTEENLRFSAAIMREHRPEHRALVVTNNFHVMRAARIARKEGVNAQVIGSPTARYFWPSATIREFVAVFLAHRVVNFGMCGLLVVSTVLTAV from the coding sequence CTGTTCCTGGCCTGCCTGTTCTTGGTCGGCGGCCTGCTGATGTGGCTGGCCACGTACTCGGAATCGGCGGCGGCGGTGGTGCTGATCGTGCTGGCCCTGCTGATCCCGCTGACCACCTTGGCGCTCGCGGTGTTCCTCGTCCTCAACGGCGTGACGATGCTGCGGCGGGAGGGCAGGCGGCTCGCGAACGTGCTGTCGCTGGCCGCCGGGGTCGGGATCATCGGCTTCGTGGTGCTGCGCGGGATCGCGGGCACCATCGGGTGGGCACCGCTGGAAGTGACGATGGACGCCACGGGCAAGGTGATCGGCTACGTCTCGGTGCTGTTCGCGTGCTTCCTGCTCTACTCGCTCGTCTACGGCGCGTTCCCGCACCGCCGCCGCGTCGACTTCATCGTGGTGCTCGGCTCGGGGCTGATCGGTTCGCGGGTGCCGCCGCTGCTGGCGAGCAGGCTCGACAAGGGCCTCGCCGAGTTCCGCGCGCAGCAGGAGAAGGGGCGCGAGCCGGTGCTGGTCACCTCCGGAGGGCAAGGTCCCGGTGAGGACGTCCCGGAGGCGCGCGCCATGGCCGACCACCTCATCGCGAACGGGGCGCCGCCCGAGCGGATCCTGGTCGAGGACCGGTCGCGCAGCACCGAGGAGAACCTGCGGTTCAGCGCGGCCATCATGCGCGAGCACCGCCCGGAGCACCGCGCGCTGGTCGTGACGAACAACTTCCACGTGATGCGGGCCGCCCGGATCGCCCGCAAGGAAGGCGTGAACGCCCAGGTGATCGGTTCGCCGACGGCGCGCTACTTCTGGCCGAGCGCCACGATCCGCGAATTCGTGGCGGTCTTCCTCGCCCACCGGGTGGTGAACTTCGGGATGTGCGGGCTGCTCGTCGTCAGCACCGTGCTCACCGCGGTCTGA
- a CDS encoding ABC transporter permease has product MGTVIILMTLLVGLLSGLTAGLGRESTSAITDLPADHVVFSAPAEGQEPTFTESEVDRQQWERWREVPGVHRADPLGIATAKVRSGTNSTALATFGVEPGSALVPAGGAVGPGEVVLSEGAADDLDVGAGDAITASGQELRVTAVSGDASYSHNPVVWTSLADWQRLSPGSERQATVIALGSDDGADLATADARLGTSTATTAGALSAISSYSSENGSLQLMQAFLFVISALVIGAFFTVWTIQRGGDVAVLKALGATTRYLLRDALGQAVVLLVGGTAIGTGLAAAIGAVAVGTVPFVLEVGTVLPPAAVMVVLGALGAALSVRRITAVDPLTALSTR; this is encoded by the coding sequence ATGGGGACCGTCATCATCCTGATGACCCTGCTCGTCGGGTTGCTGTCCGGCCTGACCGCGGGCCTGGGCCGGGAGAGCACCTCGGCCATCACCGACCTGCCCGCCGACCACGTGGTGTTCTCCGCGCCGGCGGAGGGCCAGGAGCCGACCTTCACCGAGTCCGAAGTGGACCGGCAGCAGTGGGAGCGGTGGCGCGAGGTTCCCGGCGTGCACCGCGCGGACCCGCTGGGCATCGCCACCGCCAAGGTGCGGTCCGGCACGAACAGCACCGCGCTGGCCACCTTCGGCGTCGAGCCCGGCTCCGCGCTGGTGCCCGCGGGCGGCGCCGTCGGTCCCGGGGAGGTCGTGCTCTCCGAAGGGGCCGCCGACGACCTCGACGTCGGCGCCGGGGACGCCATCACCGCGTCGGGACAGGAGCTGCGGGTGACCGCCGTGTCCGGCGACGCGTCCTACAGCCACAACCCGGTCGTGTGGACGAGCCTCGCCGACTGGCAGCGGCTGTCGCCCGGCAGCGAGCGGCAGGCGACCGTGATCGCCCTCGGCAGCGACGACGGCGCCGACCTCGCGACCGCCGACGCGCGGCTGGGCACCAGCACCGCCACCACCGCAGGCGCCCTGTCGGCGATCAGCTCGTACAGCTCGGAGAACGGGTCGCTGCAGCTGATGCAGGCGTTCCTGTTCGTGATCTCCGCGCTGGTCATCGGCGCCTTCTTCACCGTGTGGACCATCCAGCGCGGCGGGGACGTCGCGGTGCTCAAGGCGCTCGGCGCCACCACCCGCTACCTGCTGCGCGACGCGCTCGGGCAGGCCGTGGTGCTGCTCGTCGGCGGCACCGCCATCGGCACCGGCCTCGCCGCCGCGATCGGCGCGGTCGCCGTGGGCACCGTCCCGTTCGTGCTGGAGGTCGGCACGGTGCTGCCGCCCGCCGCCGTGATGGTCGTGCTGGGCGCGCTCGGCGCGGCGCTGTCGGTCCGGCGCATCACCGCGGTCGATCCGCTGACCGCCCTGTCCACCCGCTGA
- a CDS encoding cupin domain-containing protein, with product MATTSLTELAAERLAAAQRSRAGRAASTVHGGSGHALRQVLLALTAGSALADHDSPGEATLQVLRGSVRVTTGSDSVAAAEGDHLALPRERHGLTAVGDAVVLLTVVAATS from the coding sequence TTGGCCACGACCTCGCTCACCGAACTCGCCGCCGAACGGCTCGCCGCCGCCCAGCGCTCCCGCGCGGGACGGGCCGCGAGCACCGTCCACGGCGGGTCGGGGCACGCGTTGCGGCAGGTGCTGCTCGCGCTCACCGCGGGCAGCGCGCTCGCCGACCACGACAGCCCCGGCGAAGCCACGTTGCAGGTGCTGCGCGGTTCGGTCCGGGTCACCACCGGGTCCGATTCCGTCGCGGCGGCGGAAGGCGACCACCTCGCCCTCCCGCGCGAACGGCACGGCCTGACCGCGGTCGGCGACGCCGTGGTGCTGCTGACCGTCGTCGCGGCGACCTCGTGA